In one Nicotiana sylvestris chromosome 8, ASM39365v2, whole genome shotgun sequence genomic region, the following are encoded:
- the LOC104231142 gene encoding osmotin-like protein, with amino-acid sequence MSHLITCVVFFLLAFVTYTHASGVFEVHNNCPYTVWAAATPVGGGRRLERGQSWWFWAPPGTKMARIWGRTNCNFDGAGRGWCQTGDCGGVLECKGWGKPPNTLAEYALNQFSNLDFWDISVIDGFNIPMSFGPTKPGPGKCHGIQCTANINGECPGALRVPGGCNNPCTTFGGQQYCCTQGPCGPTELSRWFKQRCPDAYSYPQDDPTSTFTCTSWTTDYKVMFCPYGSAHNETTNFPLEMPTSTHEVAK; translated from the coding sequence ATGAGTCACTTGATAACTTGTGTAGTATTCTTCCTTCTTGCCTTTGTGACTTATACTCATGCTTCCGGCGTATTTGAGGTCCATAACAACTGCCCATACACCGTCTGGGCGGCGGCAACCCCTGTAGGCGGCGGCCGACGCCTCGAGCGAGGTCAAAGCTGGTGGTTCTGGGCCCCACCGGGTACTAAAATGGCACGTATATGGGGTCGTACTAATTGCAACTTTGATGGTGCGGGTAGAGGTTGGTGTCAAACCGGTGATTGTGGTGGAGTCCTAGAATGCAAAGGGTGGGGTAAACCACCAAACACTTTAGCCGAATACGCATTGAACCAATTCAGTAACTTAGATTTCTGGGACATTTCTGTAATCGATGGATTCAACATTCCTATGTCTTTTGGCCCGACTAAGCCTGGCCCTGGAAAATGTCACGGAATTCAATGCACAGCTAATATAAATGGTGAATGCCCTGGTGCACTTAGGGTACctggaggatgtaacaacccatGTACAACATTTGGAGGACAACAATATTGTTGCACACAAGGACCTTGTGGTCCTACAGAGTTATCAAGATGGTTCAAACAAAGATGTCCTGATGCCTATAGTTATCCACAAGATGATCCAACAAGTACATTTACATGCACAAGTTGGACTACAGATTATAAGGTTATGTTCTGTCCTTATGGAAGTGCTCACAATGAAACAACA